AATAAGTTTAGTTTATGCTTATGATTATTTTCTGGTATGTTTCTTTACTTTTATTTTTTCATCTTTATTTATTGGATGAAAACAGCAGGTGGAACCCCGAGCTTCTTCGCCGCTACTTCATCCCCATGGATGTAGCGACCGCCATGTTGATCAAGCCATCGTCGTGGCACTTCGACGACGTCTTTGCTTGGGCTCCAGACCCGAAAGGGAATTTCAGTGTCTGCGGCGCTTACTGTCTCGCCCTTGACGAGCGTACCAACACGTCTACGTGCTCCACGAGCAGGGCACCGAACATCACACGTACTGTCTGGGGAGCATTGTGGGGGTGCCTGCCGGTCCCAAGGTACGCGTCTTTAAGTGGCATCTTGTCACCATCTCACTAGATACAATGGCAAATAGAGCAAAGAGGAACATGGATGTGACTGGCACATGTTTAATTTATGGGGTGAAACGCGAGGACACCTTCCATGCATTTTGTATATGTCCTATGGCGCGGGGTCTCTGGAAGGCGACGAGCAATCATCGGAAAATGCAAGACTGCAGGAGGTCAAGAATTATGGACCAAAATGGCTCTTACACCTACTCTACTACAACACTACACTGAAGATGAGTGCCCCTGTGTCCTCATGACATTGTGAAGGACCTGGCGCGTGCATAATGAAGTGACGCACCATAAGCCGTCACCTCCAATAGTTGCATCCCGTAGATTTTTGAATAATTACATCGACTCAATGTTATGCATCAAACAACACACAGAAGctaacatggaaaggggggaaatgGTACTATCTGTTGTACACGATAAACCATCACAACAGCCCACAAAGACATACTACCCCTGCTGACCGGGAGAGCCCCACACACGCATCGTCAAGGTTTTTATCCAATGCCATCGTCATCACCCCTCCACGAGCCAGCGGCTGCGACTCCACCATCGACAACCCCCAATGTAGCCCTCACCGCAAAACATGGCGTCGGGATCCATGACAGTTTATGCCAAATTATAGAAACACATGTCCGCCGGCCCTATAGCTTAGCCTGCACTGCAAGAAGTAGGTTGCGGTGCAGCGCACCGTACAGTCATATTGTACTACAAAGTAGATTTTCCCACTAATCAATTGATCAGCCACTGTATGCGGTACATGCACATGCATTTCCATGAGTAAACTTTTAACCCGCACTTAGAAAAAATATTCGTGTCTATAAATAAAATTTCTGGTTAAatcaaataagaagaaaaaaacacaTCAAATATCGATATTAGCATCTATTAAAATTTTGGTCATATTTCACCTGAGGGGCAAAAAGGTCAGTTAAGGCTTAAAATGGACGGAAGTGTTATAAAGGACATAAAATTTAGATGCAGTGCTATACAAGGAAGAAAAGTATTTCTAGTGTCAAGTAGGAAAGAAAATTTAAGACAATGTTAAATAAAGAATTCTCTCTTGTTTTAGAGACTACCACCTCCACCCGTTTTTTTACAACATCTATTTCCATACAGTATGTACCACGTTTTCTTGAATCTAGGATCAGCCTGGTTAGTTCCTGGGCATTCTTTGATCGGTCTTTTCTCTTGATGGTGACACGCTTGCTCTTATTTCTACTCTTCTGAGCATTACGCTCACTTAAGTATTTTTTAGAATTTCTTTCTTTTACCCCTGATTCTTCCTCCACCTCCCTAGTTATATCTTTACCTTGCACTTCAGTTGTGTCATGTTATGCATTTTCTCCCTTTGGTTGTCTTATGTAAGTTTCTTTAATATTCTCACCTTGCTTTTTCGTTGTTCCTGTGTCAACAACCATGAGTTCATGATTATTTCCTTCATTAACTTGCTTGTCTAGTgtatattttgttttctgcttcaCAGTTTGATCCCATGTTTCTTTGTTAAAATCAAGTTTCTTTCCTTCAGCTTGTTCAGCAACTTCATTTGCAGTTTTCATAGGGCTGGTAACTTCCTTTTCGTTGCTTGCTCTTACTCCCAACCCTCCTTCTTGGATTGTAGAGCTTTTCTTCCATGAGATAACATCACTGCCTTGCTTACTTCCTCGGCTCCCTCCGCTGTTGTTTGTCTAGAAGCGTGTCATGTCATTTGAACTCCTACTTTTCTCCTCATCGCTAGAGTTTCGCTTAAAAATCTCAGCTTTCCTCCACGGCCCATAGTCTCCTTTCCTTGCTTTTACTAGGTTTGTGCAATTCCTATCTTGGTGGCCAATCACACCACAAGCATAGCAGAAGTCAGGAAGGAACTCATATTTAAAAGACACCGCGTGCTCCTTTTCCTTCTTGTTCTTCTGCAATTCATCCACCTCCTCTAACAATTCTTTGTCTTCaacttcctcctcatcctcatctgtCATAATTGTTATCCCTCTCATAAGAGATTTAATAATATCTAGTTTGACCTTTATTCTCATGAATTCCCCAGTTGTCATCTCATTCTCGTCAGCGTCCACATCTATGACCTCATCAATTTCCCTCCCGATGACTTCTCCATTTTCCCTGTCAATTATGCCCATTGGGATATCATCCGCTCTTACCCAAAACATGATAAACTTGAATTGGTACTCCTCTAAAGTTTTGATTGGTTTGAAATTCTCTAAATCCAACAAGGATTTATTAAACATCCAGGGGCCACCGGTTAGAGctttcctccccctcccctccccccttctCTGGAGGTGAATAGGAATCTATTCATCCCCAAATCTTTACACTCCATTCCTCTGAATGGACACCAAATCCAGCCTAGGGTGCTTACCAGGGAATCCACTCTAGCTGGCCTGTTTGACATTAGTTTCCAACAGCTTGTGGCTTCTCATTGAATGAGGAACTGCTGCTTCATTTACTGATCTTTACCCCTCTTCTTTCAGCTTTAGATAGCTGCAATAATGTCTTTAATCCTCTCAACTCCTTCCATCCTAAAGCTAGACTCTTTCCTTGGGAGATGATGTTCAAATCATCGACTCCTTTGGGCGCCGCCTCCTGCGACACCCTACTCCACCTATCATCTGCCGCCAAACTCCTCCCAACTAGGATTCCAGAAGAACTCAAATGTGTGCCCTAGCTAGAACGAAAAGGATTTTGTTGGTGGATGAAAAAGTGGGAAAGGGAAAGAGATATTCGTGAGAGCACTATCAATGGTTGAGAAGAGGAACCAAGCTCGTTGAGAAGCAGTAGCCTGCTGGATCGATACACCAGATCTGGTGAGAGCACTATTGAGATTGAGATTGGGATAGAATGGTGTGTGCGTGTGAGGATGATTGAAGCTGGAAGGACTCGATCTCGTCCAGACTAGCCAGAACCCAGACCTCATTTCGCTGGAGGGACCTAGAACCGTCAGGAACAGGACAAACACCATGAGTGCGATGTTAGGGAGGAGGAATGCGGCAAGTTGTCCTCAGTTTCGATAGAGCAAACATGGCATACGACAACGATTTAAAGACCCCTAGCATGCTTATTCTGCCATGTGGGCAAGAAATTAGTAGCCACAGGCAAAGTTGCGAACTGTAGGAGATACTTCGCAGGACCATATTAGTTGCCAACACGATCGACGCCCATTGCCGAACTTCTATGTGCCTCTTCAAATGCAAAATGAACTGACGGGGCCCCAAGCGAGCGTATCATCCTTGAGCCTTGGGGAAGCTCAAATTTTGATGATTTCAGCCACGCACGCCGGTTGGAAGTAACTTTGTAGCAACTCATAGTTCCATGATCCATTATCATTTAGGAGTTCTGACACAAAGCGAATGCGGCATTGCCAGCTCTTGATAGAGAAGCGAGCGAACTGTTGGGGCACCGAGGAAGCCCCGTCAGTTCCATTGTATAGACTATTGATGACACATGTGGTTCCTGTCATGAAGTAATGGTCTCATTCTACGTTCTCCAATTTCTTTTTAATTTCATGACCTTTTATGAGATGACCAGAAAACGAATGAAATCAGAAAATGGATTTTTACGTGAGCAGTCAGCACGGGTCCATCCATTTTGGAGATAAGCTGGTGAGGCCATTTTTGGGTGTTTAAATAAACCACTTTACCAAAAAGAAagatgattttttttttttttattAAAAAAGATGATAAACCAGCGTACCAGTCAATTTGAAATCGCTTCCATCTCTCTCCTAGATATAAACATGCAAATAGTCCTCCGGAACTCCACCTTCTATTGGTTCCTCACAAGACCCttaacccggacggaggtagtgtATATAAATGCAACAGAAAAAATTAAACGAATGTTTCATGCTATAGGCAAATTGGGCACAATACACGTTTCAACTCAGTTTCACCACGCGCCTCCGTGAAACGATCTCAACATCATAAATTTCCTGCTTATGATGTGTCACAAATCATAAATTTCCTGCTTATGATGTGTCACAAATTCGCAAACAGATTGAGCTGGTCGTCATTGCATGTTAACCAAAAGCCAGCCAAGTTTGGAAGATGTCAAACACAACTAACTTCAGACTCGACAAAGGACATAAAACTATATAGAATCCAAACATGGGTAAACCTCATCTGATCTTTGCAGAAGTCTGGAGAACGGAACAGCGAATCAGAAAACCACAATACGATTCCACAGTGCTGCTAAAAGGGTTCGAGTTCCTCGTCAAAATCAGGACAGACTGAAAGGGAAACTACATGGCATATGCTCTGACAATACTTATAGGGCTAGGCTTAGTTCATCCTCTGCGCAGCCTCCTTGGCGATGAGCCTTTCCCTGGCCTTGGTCTTGGCCTGCGACTTGGAGCCCATGACGCCACCGCCCCACTTCTTCCTGACCTCGTCGAACTTGTCGTTGAAGTTAGCCTGCAGAATAACGGACACCGGAGACGTTAGAAGTGTTCACAAGTGGACTGCATATCAATGATAGCAAAGATTATATGAACCACATACCTTGATAGCCTCCAAGATCTTGCTGAACTCAAGCTTGTCCTCGTTCTTCACAGTGGTAAGGCACAGAACTGAGGCAGTCTTCTTGTGAACGATCTATAGGGGACCAAGACAAAGTGAGCATTTGTTTCTAGTTACTGTTAAAGATTTCAGAGGTGTGGAACAGGAGGTGGCAGGAGAAAATATACCGATCCAAGGCGTGATTTTCCCTTAACAATGCAGTATGGGACTTCCATCTTCCTGCACAGGGCTGGGAGCCACACAACCAGCTCAATTGGGTCAACATCATGAGCAATGACGACCAGTTGAGCCTTGCTCTACAGTACAAAGCACAAGATTAATCACAAGAATGGTTATTGCAGCCACAAAAGAAGCTATGAACAAGGAATAGTTATGTCAAACAAACAGGTAACTCATATCAGTACCTGCTCGATGAGGTAAGTGACATGGTTAAGACCATACTTCACAACAATTGGCTTCTTGGCCTCAACGGTTTTCCCCTCAGCCTCAGCCTGGGCCCTCTTCAGAAGCCTCTCCTTCTTAGCCACCTTGTCCTCGGGGCGGTACTTGAGAAGCATCTTAAACAGGTTGGTGGCTGCAACAAGCAATTAATATCAGAGATTTGTAACAAAGTTTTTGCAGAAACTAAAGTAATGCTGTATGCAGAGGAATCGAACTTGAACTAGTCAACTACTTATTGGCTGCTTTTGTTGCTATACATTACAGCATAAAGAATGAGCTAGCAAGTAAACACGTTGCAACATAAAGGAAAAGCAAATATAGAAGGCATGACTTCAGGTAAAAacatagcaacaatggttcttccTACGGCTGGCATCCTTAGAAGTGAAAGCTTGTGCTAGCCATTCTATTACTTCATACTGTCATGGCTGTCAATATATTCAGTAAAAAAATATAGTAGGTGTAGGAGAACAGCATGCATTTGCCCTAATCATGCAAGAAGAGAGATCCCAATGTATCTAACAGCAGGAATAACACACACATCAACTCTTTTCATTGTCTTGATGAAGTTAAGACTCGCTCACTTAGATATTGCATACCCACAAGTCAAAATAACACAGTATTACATCTACCAACGTCCCCAGGCATTGTGGACTCCGTGTCAAATGACGAATGGACAGACAAGTTTTGCATATACCGAGGTTCTTGTCGAGGGTGCGGGTGAACTGGTGGAGCGCCGGGGGAaccttgaggcgctgcttgaggatgcggcgcTGGCGCTGGATCCGCACGACCTTGGGCCACTTGACGAACCGGTGGAGGTCCTTCTTGGGCGGCAGCGCCCCGCCGATGCCGAACTGCTTCGGCCTCTTCTCGAACAGCGGGTTCACCACCTTGTCCTGCAACCACACACCAAACCCACCCA
This window of the Triticum aestivum cultivar Chinese Spring chromosome 5D, IWGSC CS RefSeq v2.1, whole genome shotgun sequence genome carries:
- the LOC123122084 gene encoding 60S ribosomal protein L7a-2, with the translated sequence MAPKRGGKAPVPAKKKAADKVVNPLFEKRPKQFGIGGALPPKKDLHRFVKWPKVVRIQRQRRILKQRLKVPPALHQFTRTLDKNLATNLFKMLLKYRPEDKVAKKERLLKRAQAEAEGKTVEAKKPIVVKYGLNHVTYLIEQSKAQLVVIAHDVDPIELVVWLPALCRKMEVPYCIVKGKSRLGSIVHKKTASVLCLTTVKNEDKLEFSKILEAIKANFNDKFDEVRKKWGGGVMGSKSQAKTKARERLIAKEAAQRMN